A genomic region of Miscanthus floridulus cultivar M001 chromosome 3, ASM1932011v1, whole genome shotgun sequence contains the following coding sequences:
- the LOC136545310 gene encoding low molecular mass early light-inducible protein HV90, chloroplastic-like, whose translation MATTAIATASASSLSFFAPGTRASAGRFPTTHLPAGAGRAVSLGRRALLVRAAQQTEDAAADTPKPAAAASKKTPGLWDALAFSGPAPERINGRLAMVGFVSALAVEATRGDGLLAQAGNGAGLAWFAYTAVVLSAASLAPMLQGESAESRSGGVMTADAELWNGRLAMLGLVALAVTEYLTGAPFVNV comes from the coding sequence ATGGCGACCACGGCGATAGCCACCGCCTCCGCGAGCTCCCTCTCCTTCTTCGCCCCCGGCACGCGCGCCAGCGCCGGCCGCTTCCCCACCACCCACCTTCCGGCGGGTGCCGGGCGTGCCGTCTCGCTGGGCCGCCGCGCGCTGCTCGTCAGGGCCGCCCAGCAGACCGAGGACGCTGCCGCCGACACGCCCAAGCCCGCGGCTGCTGCTTCGAAGAAGACGCCGGGGCTCTGGGACGCGCTGGCGTTCAGCGGGCCGGCGCCGGAGCGGATCAACGGGCGGCTGGCCATGGTGGGCTTCGTGTCGGCGCTCGCCGTCGAGGCAACCCGCGGCGACGGCCTCCTCGCGCAGGCCGGCAACGGCGCGGGGCTCGCGTGGTTCGCGTACACCGCCGTCGTCCTGTCCGCCGCGTCGCTGGCGCCGATGCTCCAGGGGGAGAGCGCCGAGAGCAGGAGCGGCGGGGTCATGACCGCCGACGCCGAGCTCTGGAACGGCCGCCTCGCCATGctcgggctcgtcgcgctcgccgtCACCGAGTACCTTACCGGCGCGCCCTTCGTCAACGTGTAA